The Thermoplasmata archaeon genome window below encodes:
- a CDS encoding roadblock/LC7 domain-containing protein, protein MTTVEVTLNAQLASVLERMRRSVEGISAVGLADANGLPIAFLGPSAEKGAATAMAALLVSAGHRAAEALGLPSVREVHVYVDGPVFLVCPIEDRFTLVVILSEETNIGLVRLEMEKAAAEIHAIVASR, encoded by the coding sequence ATGACCACCGTCGAGGTCACCTTGAACGCCCAACTGGCGTCGGTCCTGGAGCGGATGCGCCGGTCGGTCGAAGGGATTTCCGCGGTCGGGCTGGCGGATGCGAACGGTCTTCCCATCGCCTTCCTAGGCCCGTCGGCGGAGAAGGGCGCGGCGACGGCAATGGCGGCCCTGCTCGTGAGCGCCGGCCATCGGGCCGCCGAGGCGCTGGGGCTGCCCAGCGTCCGGGAGGTTCATGTCTATGTCGACGGCCCTGTCTTTCTCGTGTGTCCCATCGAGGATCGGTTCACGCTCGTCGTGATTCTGTCCGAGGAAACGAACATCGGACTCGTCCGGCTTGAGATGGAGAAGGCCGCGGCAGAAATCCACGCCATCGTCGCGAGCCGATGA